One Acropora palmata chromosome 2, jaAcrPala1.3, whole genome shotgun sequence genomic window carries:
- the LOC141874783 gene encoding uncharacterized protein LOC141874783: MCQAHCFMNDICQSINVSPQLDNGQWKCELNDAGGLDNLNDEAGQVYYFTKNPCNSSPCAKNATCRPSFLDDDNYTCVCPKGFTGAMCNEDYKGYSASNPASSCAEALENRPESKSDAYYLKTEDGGVARTYCHMENIQGCGGGGWTLVMKIDGAKTTFSYDSDLWTNKMPLNQSSGKSGFDYDETKMPSFWSTPFTKLCLGMQAAGQETNWITVSYKARSLHSLMSTNTHHATNVGRGRWKSLVADSSLQKNCNMEGFNVKPSGGENDAAVTRIGILGDNGNNCGSCNSRIGFGSKGLRLGQHDNNSCGNECVDIRADNGEKHIKANCFILLQ, encoded by the exons atgTGCCAGGCTCATTGCTTCATGAACGACATATGCCAGTCAATCAATGTCAGTCCACAGCTTGATAATGGACAATGGAAATGCGAACTCAACGATGCAGGTGGACTGGACAATTTAAACGACGAAGCCGGACAGGTTTATTACTTCACCAAG AATCCGTGCAACTCATCTCCGTGTGCCAAAAATGCAACCTGTAGACCAAGTTTCCTGGATGATGACAACTACACTTGCGTTTGTCCAAAAGGTTTTACTGGAGCGATGTGCAATGAAG ATTACAAAGGTTACAGTGCATCAAATCCTGCCTCGTCATGTGCAGAAGCCTTAGAAAACAGACC CGAGTCCAAAAGTGATGCCTACTACCTGAAAACGGAGGATGGAGGGGTGGCTCGCACATACTGTCACATGGAGAACATTCAAGGCTGTGGTGGAGGAGGCTGGACACTAGTGATGAAGATTGATGGTGCAAAG ACTACATTCTCCTACGACTCAGACTTGTGGACTAACAAAATGCCATTAAACCAATCTTCTGGTAAATCAGGCTTCGACTATGATGAAACGAAAATGCCAAGTTTCTGGAGTACGCCTTTCACCAAACTTTGTCTCGGGATGCAAGCTGCAGGACAAGAAACCAACTGGATAACAGTTTCTTATAAAGCGAGGTCCTTACACTCGCTTATGTCAACCAACACTCACCATGCAACGAATGTTGGCAGAGGCAGATGGAAATCTCTCGTAGCTGATTCATCACTTCAGAAAAACTGCAACATGGAAGGTTTTAATGTAAAGCCTTCTGGTGGAGAAAACGATGCTGCAGTCACACGAATTGGTATCTTGGGAGATAATGGAAACAATTGCGGCTCCTGCAATTCAAGAATTGGATTTGGTTCCAAAGGATTAAGATTAGGGCAACATGATAACAACTCCTGTGGCAACGAATGTGTTGATATAAGAGCAGATAACGgagaaaaacatatcaaagCTAACTGCTTTATCCTTCTTCAATAG